The Rhododendron vialii isolate Sample 1 chromosome 1a, ASM3025357v1 region CAGTTGCACCAACGTGTATGCTGATTTGTCAGCTGAATTTCCTACCTGTCCAGACGAGGTAGTGCCACGTGTCGGCTGCGTCGGGTCTCGCACACCCTCTCAGCATCAGTCCACACTTCCCACGTGTCTGACTTGTGCCAAAATGAGCCCAACACCTTCTCTCACCTTTATTTAAGCATTGGCTCCTGTCTTCACGTTCAATCGCAAAACACAAAGACCTCGAGAAAAAAACACCAGTCCaacacttttcttttccttctcaaaATTTTCCAGAGAAAACATAATGCCTCTCATTTCGACGGTCATTGTGTTCTGGTGCAAGAAGCATCCAAACGGGGATGACGATGGCGACGACGGATATGACTATGCCCCGGCAGCATGCATGGAAGGAGAtggcgacgacgacgacgatggaGATTACGACTATGCCCCTGCAGCACCCTTGGAGGGTGATGACGACGATGACGACGGTGATTATGATTATGCTCCAGCTGCATGAATGGTGGTTAAATAATTAGAACTAAATATTCTTGATAGAGTGACGTCAAGAGGCTGCATTCCAACTCTATTCCTGGGTATTTTTACATTTTGTAGGCCATGCTACAATTTGAGGCTATGTATTAGTGTCTAAGGTTTATATCTAGCTAATGATGAAAATGAACCATCTTCTAGTAGTGGGAAATTGAAGGCATTGATGTAATGAACTTTTCTATGTAATGCTCATAACTCATCATGCGACCCACGGCATAATGCAAATCATACATTGGACGATCACGAATGTTCTACATATGGCCGTTAAATATCTCTTACCGGCTGATACATAACAGGATTTCAGACTTTCCATACCGGTATTTGCAGATGAAATGGATGTTGAGGCCCAATATGCATCGATACAATTGTCATCTCAGTGAAACCGGCATATGTTTAGATACAGTgaattagaaaaccaaaacttaATAATTTTAATATAACCATTTCATACTAGAGcttctttatttttatatgCATGAGATAAAATAATGTTTCAGTTACGCATGTGATTTCCTTTGTTGTTATACTAAGTCTgctactatattttttatttatgaggAAAAGAACAGGCATGACAGCATGAGTCAATCTCTGTGACTTGAGTGCTCTGAAAGGGACCCATGCACACCAAGAACAAAAGATTTAAAAACAGAGAAGAAAATGAGGGAACCAAAactagtttaaaaaaaaaaaacccttatagAATCTGATAAAGGGACTAGCCATTTGACACACTTGACCTTGACCTAGTTTTCCTCATAAAGATGAGACCCTCCCTTTTACTATTCTTGTGCCTAAACCAACTTAAAAAAGGGAAGGAATACATTACTACCCGCCCAAGAGCTAATATTGTTTGATCCAAACATTCGCTTTTCTATGCAACTGACACAACGTTAATTCTCTGAAGCATTAATTTACAAGGTACGAATTACTCCACAACCAAAGGCGGAGAGTGGCGCAaccaaaattttcattcagtGGGTCATTCAAAAAGACACAGCCGATGTCAGATTTCAAATTCCATACCGAAATCAACTTTGACATGACAAATAGAAACATCATGAATATAGGATCCTGTATATTGAACATCGGTAACAGTTATCAAATTATATGTAACAACAAAAGTTGGGAAAACAAGAGTACTACTTCTCAACTTAGTTCTTGATCcttgagggaaaaaaatgaaaattgaccCCCATCTTTGGGGTTTTTTCACAACTAGAGCTCCACCCATGAAGGCAGAAATTCATGACTTGGATGCATCTCTATAAAactatactccctccgtctcactTTGTTGTGCCTGTTTCGTTTTTGACACCTCGCAAAAAATTgcctatatctcacaatctataatattttttatgatttcaaaaacttggtttaaaagaattaattgagatctatcaaacgagatctatattaaatatataaaatactataaattaagaaatatagacaattttttgagacgtccaaaaaaggaaacaggtaGAACAAagagggacggagggagtatatcatAAAATTTTCTACCAAGTTCTTCACTCAATTGTGTGAAAATTACCAAAGAGTGTGTTGCAGCAGAGTGCAAGTTGGCAAGTCAAATTGTCGTGCCTTCCAGGATACTTTTGTCATTAATTGCTTTGGAGAGGATTGGAGTTCATAAGCTTGCTTGTCCAAATAGCTAGAGATTTCTTGAGCACCCGTCATGCAAATTTCTGATCATGCCTCAACACCCGCATTTGAAAAAGAAACGCAATATCATCCATCCAATAAACTATGTACGAATGCCACAAGGCAGACATCTCTCACCTTATAACCTGGGTTTCTCTATCCCACTTGAGAGTTTTGTCGCAATAATGACATGTTGGATATATCTTCAGCGTAATTGTTTGCTTAATATGCTAAACTGTGAGAGTAGTTGAGAAAAATATGAAGTGACAAAGAGAACGTATAGCATCTTCACACAAATAGAACTATGGAAGAACAAAGATTTTTCCCCCGACCTTCTAATAACTTCAAGCCTGTGGTGCTAATACAAGACAAAAACAACTCGACTCATCAGGAAGAAGAGTAAGGATTAAGGGCGGTGTAGATGGACGACGATGCCATAATGCATATACAAACATTAGAAAGGAAACATAATATATATGATGATGGGCATGATTCATAGCATTGGcaaactaaaaaatgaagtCACATTAGGTTCTTTTTCTGATCATTAGAATTATCAAATTTATAGTGGTAACATTATACCGATCTAAAGAGGAGTGATAAAGATCAATGAACCTTACTCCCTAAGCTAAAAACGTTGGAATAAATGGGCTTTTCTCTACCACAAGTTGGTTAGCTCTTGTCGCTCATGAGCAACTCTACAATGTTGCAAAAGATTGCTAATTACATCTGAATACATGGCCTTTTCTCTAGCAAAAATTAGTAAGTTCTTGTTGAAGCAACTCTAGAATGTTGCTGTGCCACATAGATCAacaggaattttttttcaacgaCGTAGATAGAGACAGTTACTAACATGACTAAAGTAGCCCTTCAAACCCATTCCTGAAGAATAATGCACCATATTTATTTGAGCTTTCATTGTCACGACTCACCAACCTGCACAAAAATCCTACTCTTCTCTGATATATCTGACCGGACCATGCAGGAAAGATGCTTCGTTACTGTTAAAATTTGTATCACCTTATTGGTGCACCAACATGTATGCGGAACTGTCACCCGAATTTCCTAGGCGGCTGGACGATATGGCTCCACGTGTTGCTTGCGTCGTGTCTCGCATGCCCTTCAAGTAACACTCCACACTTCCCATGTGGCTAGCTTGTGCCAACATGAgcctaacaccttcccttcTGCTGATATAAGCATTGGTTTCACCTCCAAGCCATGCTCAGTCCAAACAAAAAAGACCTTAGGACAACACCACAAGtcccacttttcttttcttcaccaAAATTTccctagaaaagaaaatgtcTCCCATTTCCAAAGCTATTGTGTCATGGTCCTCGTTGACATGTTGCAAGAAGAATCCAAATGGTGATGAAGGATACTATCCTGCCCTGTCAATAGGCATGGAAGGagatggtgatgatgatgacgGAGACTATGACTATGCCCCTGCAGCTTCCACTGAGGATGACGATGATAATGACAGTGGCTTTAACTCTGCTCTGGCTGCATAAGTGGATGGTCGACTATTAGTAGTATTTATTCGATGAGGTGACTACAAAAAAGCTGTTTCTGGCTTCTAACCCTTTTCCTGGGGTTCTTTTTCCATGAGCCCAAAACTTTCTTTAGCTATGCAGGATGTGAGGCACATATATTAGTAGCTTGAGGTCTTGCTAATGCTGATGATGAATGCCGATATAGTACAAATGAAAAAAGACGATATATTAATCGACTTCACGTCATCTTACAAATCATCATAGAAACCATGACATAATGCAAGTCCTGTGGTTTTATGTTTTTTCGATATAATAATCACAGTAAAATTATAAGTTCCCACTTAGAGAAATGGTTATAATTTGAAAGGCATGATATGTCAATAATATAGTACCGTAGTGCTACGTGATAGATACTGGACCATTTTGGAGAATGGTTGCTGTTTGCTATTAAATTTCATGGGAAAGTTTGTAGGTACTAACCAATAGGTGAGTTAAGTGCTCTGATAGCGTCCAATGAATTGTGCCATTACCCAAGAACAAATTTCTAAATATAGAAGAAGGGGGAACCAAAAACTAGAAACCTCAGAATCTGAAGTAAAGGTACTAGATATTTGTGACATAAACTTTCTTAGTTTCTTTATTGCTATCACAAACCAATCGACTAAAGAAATTGTTTTCCTTTGCAAACAATAGGAATCTCAGATATTCCCTATTTCTGGTTGTCACAGCTAAAACAGTTGTTGACTAAGGTTGCAATAGGTCCAAGAGACTTCCCCCTCAAATTAAGGGATAATCTTACATACCATCCAAGAAGGAAACCTAAAGCCAAGGCTTAGCACAAATGGTAAGGGTTAGCATTTCTCTGGCTTTGGTCAACTATTAGGCCACAAACTTGCTGTACATGCATGCATCTGGGAGGATGCTATATCTCACTCAATGAGTCTatgatacctttttttttttttttttgtagtccTACCGCCACATATTAATTATAAGGTGTTGAGTACATACACATCATGAAAATGACTTTCTGCAGCACTTTGCTATCAGTTTAAATTTATCCAAATCCTGGATTTTCCAGTGTCAGAGATGACTTAGCTGACCTAAGACTATTGTTTCTCTATTCAACATCATAGCACATATCCTCCATGACATTTACAGGATACAAATTACCTTCATGACTAAAAGGAACATTTGATGCAGAGTACATAAACATCTTCAAGGATGCAGAGTAGATAAGCATGTCCATTGTTCAAATTTCAGCATGAAATGTATATGATTCGCCGTTCGCAGTTTCTATGAAGCAGTTCAATCAATCTATGAAAAATTACCTACACGTAGTAAATCAGCTTACCAAGCGCAACCTTGTTGACTAAAAGCCCATTCCGCAACgcaaaaaaaacccttattttttaagaaggcaattccaagctcaaaaattatgggcttattgaaatctaaaaatatgcaatatggatcttatttgaaagatctcatctagatcttttatacaatgcaaaaaaatttgaaaatttatttttcatttacattattttttagtttgaaaatgtgaaataagctgcttattttttaagaaggtttctggaacggggcctagtTGGTGTTGCCTTCTACTCTGTTTGCCAGTGAACCATTTGGACAGCATTACAATTTGTTGTCTTGCGTGCCCAAGTAGCTGGACTTTCCTCAGCACTTGTCATGCACATTACAGATCAACATCTTCATAACATCGCCTCAGTGTGCACGTCTTAGGAATAACTTATGCCCTCTCCTGGGAGTGGTGTCAACccattttcaaaatatgaatattCCACATGACTTTAAACAGATATCCAACTCTCAATTTTATTCATATATTCTGGAATAAAAACTTCTTTGCTAATACTATATAGAAAATCACCATTCAGGCTTCCCAAAATATCCTGCAACTTTGTTATCTGCTTCCATTTCAATATCTTCTAAGCCTGACAACGGTCTAGTGATGCCATCCAGCATGGCATGGACTTCCTTCATTTTTCGATGAGACGCATCGCCAACTAGGAACTCATGAACACAACCATCAACTTCAATTGAACTACACCCAGACGCCTTCTTGACTCCAATTGCTTTCATTTTCACCTTCACCTTTGTTACATCTTCCCATCTGTCAGCAGATGCAGAGATATTGGCCACCCATCTGTCAGCAGATGCATAGATATTGGCCACGAGAGTACTTGAACCACTATAGTCCATTTCCACAAGTCGTCTAGCGCAAGGTCAACATTGCCATAGATTCTGCAAGCACTCAGCAAACCACCATATATCGGACCTAATTTCGTTATTTTCTTTTGGTGTGTTTTCAATTATTTCCTCTGCCATCTACCATGGAAGCTGGAAGGTTTCCGGAGTGTTTATAGGAAAGAACAGgtttacagatttttttttgacaggCAACAGGTTTACAGATTAGACAAAACGTTTTGCAAAGAAATAATATACATCAAATTTGAAATATTACAACAGGTACGggtgccaaatttttttggaactgACCAACTAGCCTACCATTAGGATTTTCCAAGAACCTCAGTACGCTGGGAAAGCAAAGAATATCAAACAATTGTCAAACAGGAAACACCCATGGGATaaccaaactatttttttaaaatagtacTCACTTAAATGTCAACAGGAATGGAAGAGAAGATCAAAAAATTTAAACCACCACCCATCCGATCAAATAAGGTATGTGGACATACTAAGGTGTTATAGGTGGACACAATAGATACAAGTTTATGAATATGCGAGCACTATATCCAAAAAATCTGCAACAGGCCTTGTTCACGCTTAGTTATGTTATTTCCAGAACTAAAGAGAGATTTGTGGCCTGGTGCTTGTGAAAAAGCGGTCTGTGAGGTGTATAAGCAAATTGGTTCAATGACGTTAAACTTATTACACTATGTAAGGTTCTTTGTCAACAGAACACGATAACACATCTCATGAATGCATGCTTTCGCTAATGAAAGTAGTTGTATGTGCTCGCCTAACAAGcttcgaaaatatgttcaagcttaAATAGTTTGAGACCAGATTCCCAGAAAATCTCAAAGGATTAGTGGTGATAAATGAGCCGAGTAGTAGCTTATTCGAGCTCGGTTTGCAACTCTAACAAGCTTCAAAAAGTGAAGGTTTTACCTTTACTCTCCCAATTTTCTTCTGTAATTGACAATTGCCTCAATTTAAACATGCAATGGAGTAAGAAATTCCTTGTTGTCGCAGATTAAAATCCAAGTGACCATGAAATCTCATATAAACACAATTGTAAACAATGAAATCTATACAAAATTGAAATTAGCTTACTGGTTATGAGTTAGTGTTGAACGATGGCAGATTAAGACTGACCTCTTCGTCGGGGTCGTTCCTTCGTCGGTCTGAGTGAATTTACCCTTTATTCTTTAACAAATTGGATTTGATACTGTGCAGACAAATCTATTTTCACAGAAAAAATTTCACTCAAATCATCTCCGATCATGCATCAATCAGTGTTCGATTAGTATGATCTTCTACAGGGTTTATCttcttgacgagctctacaacaTGAACCCTTTCGATCATCGAGACAAATCAGAACGAGATTACAATTTGACCGTTTCGCGTCGCAGTTCTTATAGAGCATTCTTCCGAGGCCGTTTGTCAAAATAGGTTTGATACAGTGTGGCCAAacttatttttgcaaaaacaaattCACTTCTATCGCATTCGATAATAGACCAAATGGTATTCGATTCAAATGATCTTTAACAAGGTTTTCTTTCTTGACCATATCTAAAAGATTAACAATTTCGATCATAGAGATGATCAGAAATGAGCTCACAATTTGACGAATATACGTTTTCAAGATGTAAAGTCCCAATGAGTACAGACGACGTCGTTGTTTGAGAAATCTCTCGCGTTCAAGGTGCGAGCTTTGAGTGAAACCCGGTCGTCGCcgttttgacaaaaataaaaatacgacGTCATTGATAAACACGCTTTCTTCGTAAAATGGGACAAGGAACAAAAGTTTACGGCCAGGGAGCAATAGTTTGTGGCCAAGAAGTAAAATAACGCGGCCTGGTAGCACAAGATTGCGGCCAGTGGATAAAAAGGTGTGGTTCCCAAACACGCTTTCCTCATAAAAGAAAAGCGTTGGTTAATTAGCTGGGTAGGAGCATCCACCGTCGTCCTCCCATGCCACTGAGAGACTCGTAACACAACACCCCCCATCTCCATATTGTATTTCACTAAATCTCCATTCAAAAATTGGCGTCAATTCTTGCAAACTGATTTTGACCTCATATTTTTCAGGTCTACAAATGCTCAAGCTTTATCCCAATTGTATAAGATTCTGGCCTCACTCATCTATATAGCTTTAGCTTTCCTGTGGGCGTCAAAACTTattaatttgatcattttttgtaAACTTTGTTACGGCTTGTTAGTGTGAATTTCGAgaattgaggttttttttttcttttcatgtgcATGTGCTTTTGGAGTTATGTCAATGGGCATCTTTTTTGGGCAAATTGAGTAAGAAGACACATTATAAGAGTTTTTGCTATAATAAGGACATAAATATTTTCCCGTAAAGTCTAAAAGACATTCTGTCCaggatttgaaaaaaaacccCCTCACAAAGTTGACTGGCGTTGACCAAGGTTGATTGGcattgaaagtgcctaaaaccctaagataccctatgaaagtgtctaaaaccttagggtaccctatatatgaaaatgcctaaaaccctagggtaccctatgaaagtgcataaactgctaaaaccctataataggaaagtaaaccataaaaccctatgaaagtgcctaaaaccctagggtaccctataaagGTGCCTAAAATCCGTACTCTATGAAAGTACAACAAGATCGGAAAATACGAAAAATGGcatattttgtgttagccaaacaaggccattttctcatttaagacaatttaaattaaaaaagacaattttttgtgttaccaaacaaagcccttgtctcattaaaggcaattttgtcttttcacggactctagactctaaaatatttttaataatggaTTCTACACATCATAAAAACTTAGGCTGTACTAAACTCATATGGGGTTGTTTATTTGGACTAATATGCTATTTGAAAATCCACTATGCAAAAATATGTTTTATGGTGCATAAATAATCCATGAAAAATTTAGTCGATTTGAATATccaatgtttaaaaaaaatatgtgtttcATGGTAATTTTGCAGaaataattcatcaaaaaacataaattatttcaaaattgATCATATTCAAAAATTTGTAGGTAAGATTATACGTAGGGTGtaataaatgaagagagaaagggagaatAATATAATAACTACGGGTATAATGTGGCAACAATGTATTTTCAGGGAGGGAACATAATGGTGACATCATggatggacacctaaataagtctttTAAATAAGatgtttatttaatttcttttacatAAAATTGctgaaatttaaaaaacttattttaatgCAATAAAGTGATTTCTTCAAATTcctgaataaaataaaaatgcacCGTGAGGCAAAAAATTTCTTGCGACAAATGAATAGTTGGCCAAATTAACTAAATGCCAAATATGGTCCGGAGCAACTTCAATGGCTCACCAAACAAGGCTGGCCTTGACTTTTCGGGACTTCTAAAGCAGAGATTAaatatgatttttcaaaaatgttatttgcacaaccgttgtgttggttgtatGCGTAATTCtaaccgtccagatgtatttggacggtctagattttataaaaactcttccaaggaaaagttcaacttttatggggaagagtttgagcgaatcctggtcatttattacagcaatagacggctagagattagttgtgtgttgtgttttacacaaccgttatgtgtgtagcactttggatgatttttttggtaGATTATCTCAAATGGTACCATACAAATGCATAAGATCccctttctttctgtttttttggtcaaatggaTACTTGGTAAGGTccactttcaagtttcaattaCGCTGACCACGTCCAAATGATCGTGCATTCAGCTATATTTTTGGATTCCATGGTAACAGTAATTGGATTTTATGGTAACAATATTCTAATTGATGTTTATGAAGAaaactgtgggcacgcgccccaaaaacTTGCTCGATGTTGGGTTCCCTTTTAAAGATTGGGTGCGGCCCCTTTAGGAAAAGTGCGGCGAAATGCCTCAattcagagtcaccactcgggttttagcggtaaaacacccaaggaaccgaactcgaaaacgtttgccacgttgtttgattttgaaaaagcatggaccggtccgtcgtcaccttcgatatctgaggttcgggagccagtttacgagaggggaaggttttatggcacccctctcgcccaatccggagatcggtctctactcaggcattttcttacaaaaat contains the following coding sequences:
- the LOC131301484 gene encoding pentatricopeptide repeat-containing protein At1g31430-like; the encoded protein is MDYSGSSTLVANIYASADRWVANISASADRWEDVTKVKVKMKAIGVKKASGCSSIEVDGCVHEFLVGDASHRKMKEVHAMLDGITRPLSGLEDIEMEADNKVAGYFGKPECQSRVKATVIIIVILSGSCRGIVIVSVIIITISFHAY